A window of SAR324 cluster bacterium genomic DNA:
ACTGCGATTACTGCTGCAGGTACGCAACAAACTAACAACAGCTTACGAAGAAGTTATGCGGATGCAGGTCTGATCTACTTGTTATCGCTCCTGTAGAACTTTTTGAGAGCAAGGTAGTGGAATCAATTTTGCTGGCATCGCACGCACAACATTGAGTACACAAGGGCGTTAATCGCCGACGTGTAAGACTTTCCTGAAAATAATCACTTATTGCGAAGAACTGTAAACAAGTCTTCGATCAATTTTCTATTGTAGTATATCCGCTCAAGGCACTTTAGATGGCAGAGCAGGCCGGCGTTCTAGGCGACGTAAGACTCCAGTTCCAAGATTTTTTCGGTTCCTTAAGTATCGCCAAACGGGTCACCGTTCTGGTATCGCTGCTGATCGTCCTAGTTGGGATGGTTTCAATCATCATCATTTCCAACCAAGATAGCTGGGCTCCACTCTACTCAAATTTAGAGACTCAGGACGCCGCACGCATCGTACAAAAACTCCAAGAAAATCAGATTCCTTACCTGCTCGGTCCTGGTGGGAACTCTGTAATGGTGCATCCAGAAATGGCTGACCAAGCTCGCTTGACGTTGGCCAGCGAAAAGGTACTACCAGGTGGTGGTATTGGATTTCTCGACCTTTTTGAACAGCCAGCACTGGGCGAAACAGAATTTCAGCAGCAGGTCAAGTATCGGATTGCCCAAGAGGGCGAGTTAGCGCGTCTGGTTGGTATGATTGAGAGCATTGATCGGGCTAAAGTCTCACTAGCTGTTCCGCAGAAAACCTTGTTTTCAGATTCTCAAGAAGAAGCTTCAGCTTCAGTAGCTCTAACTGTTAAATCTCAAGGTATTTCAGAAAAACAGGTCGAAACTGTCGTTCATTTGGTTGCAGGTGCTGTCGAGGGTTTGGAGCCGCGTCGGGTCAGAATTACTGATCAGAAAGGGCGCTTGCTGACTGAGGGAATGGATGATCAGACTGTTGGTGGACGCTTGGATGAACACTATTCCTATAAGCGACGATTGGAGATGGAACTGGAGCAGAAAGTGATTGCCCAGTTAGAAGAGGTCGTTGGAGAAGACCGGGTTCGAGTCAATGTCAACGCGGTGCTCCAATTCGACCGCGAGACGATTCGTGAGCAATTGATTGATCCTGATCAGACTAGCGTTGTCAGTGAACAATTGGTGGACGAAGCCTCAACGGGAACACGTTCTATCCCAGTTGGCCCTGCTGGTGTCACTACCAATCTTCCAGAAGCTACGGGTCGTGAGGCGGCAACTGTTTCTGAATTTGCCAAGAAGAATTCCACAAGAAATTATGAAACATCTCGTCGTGAAATAGTCAAAGAAACTGCATCTGGCCAAGTCTTACGATTGACGGTTTCAGTTTTGCTGGACAATAAGCGCCCACAAATTCTTGATGAGGGTGGTAACTATGTCGGTCGAGACAACATTCCTTGGTCCGAAAACGAAAAAGAAGAAATTC
This region includes:
- the fliF gene encoding flagellar basal-body MS-ring/collar protein FliF — its product is MAEQAGVLGDVRLQFQDFFGSLSIAKRVTVLVSLLIVLVGMVSIIIISNQDSWAPLYSNLETQDAARIVQKLQENQIPYLLGPGGNSVMVHPEMADQARLTLASEKVLPGGGIGFLDLFEQPALGETEFQQQVKYRIAQEGELARLVGMIESIDRAKVSLAVPQKTLFSDSQEEASASVALTVKSQGISEKQVETVVHLVAGAVEGLEPRRVRITDQKGRLLTEGMDDQTVGGRLDEHYSYKRRLEMELEQKVIAQLEEVVGEDRVRVNVNAVLQFDRETIREQLIDPDQTSVVSEQLVDEASTGTRSIPVGPAGVTTNLPEATGREAATVSEFAKKNSTRNYETSRREIVKETASGQVLRLTVSVLLDNKRPQILDEGGNYVGRDNIPWSENEKEEIQSLVRNAIGFNESRGDRVSVVNMPFGKAVEEDKAAELEATRVRNQFILDLIRYIALGAAVLALIMLVIRPMVQRLSTKPADLDLLMGLPATIGELEGEELEIPTERESGLPPREKILEMAKGDPIKTAGLVRTWLRDKK